From one Halomarina ordinaria genomic stretch:
- a CDS encoding ArsR/SmtB family transcription factor — translation MVEQQPDDLDLDAIFHALAHPVRRGLLEQLANDSKSVSELADPYDVSLAAVSKHLRVLEDAGLLDVEADGRVRRCHLDAAPLSEAFGWLTRYRVLWDDRLTALADHLEDEDQ, via the coding sequence ATGGTTGAACAACAGCCGGACGACCTGGATCTCGACGCGATTTTCCACGCGCTGGCCCACCCGGTCCGCCGGGGTCTCCTCGAACAGCTCGCTAACGATTCCAAGAGCGTTAGTGAGCTAGCCGACCCCTACGATGTCTCGTTGGCTGCCGTCTCGAAGCACCTTCGCGTGCTCGAGGACGCGGGCCTGCTCGATGTCGAGGCGGACGGGCGGGTTCGACGCTGTCATCTCGACGCTGCGCCGCTGAGCGAGGCGTTCGGGTGGCTCACCCGGTACCGCGTCCTCTGGGACGACCGGCTGACGGCGCTGGCCGACCATCTGGAGGACGAAGACCAATGA
- a CDS encoding SRPBCC domain-containing protein: MTDTDPDDGVPSEESTTTEERSVTVDRVIAASPERVYEAFVDPDELAAWLSPEGFSCEIHEFDATEGGTFRISFNAEVEELEPLAHTFHGTYEELVPGERIVYTETFESDDPGMTGDMTTTVTLDAVPEGTKVTARQTGIPDAIPPEDADEGWTDSLGNLADIVENA; encoded by the coding sequence ATGACAGACACCGACCCAGACGACGGAGTACCGTCCGAGGAGTCCACGACGACTGAGGAACGGAGCGTGACCGTCGATCGCGTGATCGCGGCCTCCCCCGAGCGAGTCTACGAGGCGTTCGTCGATCCCGACGAACTCGCCGCATGGCTCTCGCCGGAAGGCTTCTCCTGTGAAATCCACGAGTTCGACGCCACAGAAGGAGGAACCTTCCGCATATCGTTCAACGCCGAGGTCGAGGAACTAGAACCGCTTGCCCACACCTTCCACGGGACGTACGAAGAACTGGTTCCGGGAGAGCGGATCGTCTATACAGAGACGTTCGAATCCGATGACCCGGGAATGACCGGAGACATGACAACTACAGTTACCTTGGACGCGGTTCCCGAGGGGACCAAGGTCACCGCTCGCCAGACAGGGATTCCCGATGCCATTCCGCCGGAGGACGCCGATGAGGGCTGGACCGACTCCCTCGGAAACCTCGCGGACATCGTCGAGAACGCGTAG
- a CDS encoding nitrite/sulfite reductase, with the protein MNTVERWKQEKHPLDVIEDVYEYAEGGLSFEEIEDRAGDGEWERLKWAGMYAHGRQDDYFMLRTKVPGGHLTPEQTEVIGEVADEYATAPEQYGGAEQNAIWGDAFLDITTRQDIQMHWIEVEDMPDIWERYDQVDLTTVQGCGDSARNVLGCPAAGLDEHECFDAQPVVDAVSEFFTENREYANLPRKFKMTVTGCREDCAQSQINDVGLVPARKTVDGEDIYGFHARVGGGLSDGPRMASNLDVFVRPEDTVEFCRAVAQTFKELGDRHNRGVCRMRYLVQQMGPQKFETAVRDRCDVDLVERGRDLTRGYRGDHIGIHEQREDGLYYVGFNVVAGRMGGDEFTEAARAAREHGTADTSIRLATDQNFLITHVPEDDLPALLNEPFARTYEHDPGPFARGAVGCTGSEFCNYGIIETKKRVYRWARALDRGIDVPADLDVVRMHMSGCSASCAQPQIADIGFRGETVKIDDPEGTTNEEGDNIVEGMDLGLGGSLGPDNEFLDWVEHAVPARAVVPALQQLFDVFAEEREAGERFYEWTRRVNNDRLRTVMQRADANVSGGVPHGD; encoded by the coding sequence ATGAACACAGTCGAACGATGGAAACAGGAGAAACATCCCCTCGATGTCATCGAAGACGTCTACGAGTACGCCGAGGGAGGGCTCTCTTTCGAGGAGATCGAAGACCGGGCCGGCGACGGCGAATGGGAGCGTCTGAAGTGGGCCGGCATGTACGCCCACGGTCGCCAGGACGACTACTTCATGCTTCGGACGAAGGTGCCCGGAGGACACCTTACTCCCGAGCAGACCGAGGTCATCGGCGAAGTGGCCGACGAGTACGCCACCGCGCCCGAGCAGTACGGCGGTGCAGAACAGAACGCTATCTGGGGGGACGCCTTCCTCGACATCACGACGCGCCAGGACATCCAGATGCACTGGATCGAGGTCGAGGACATGCCTGATATCTGGGAGCGCTACGACCAGGTCGACCTTACGACCGTCCAAGGCTGTGGTGACAGTGCACGCAACGTTCTCGGCTGTCCAGCCGCGGGACTCGACGAGCACGAGTGCTTCGACGCCCAACCCGTCGTCGACGCTGTCTCCGAGTTCTTCACCGAGAACCGGGAGTACGCGAACCTCCCGCGGAAGTTCAAGATGACCGTCACCGGCTGCCGGGAGGACTGTGCTCAGTCGCAGATCAACGACGTCGGGCTCGTACCGGCTCGTAAGACGGTCGACGGTGAGGATATCTACGGTTTCCACGCGCGCGTCGGCGGTGGACTCTCGGATGGGCCTCGCATGGCATCGAACCTAGACGTGTTCGTCCGCCCCGAAGACACCGTCGAGTTCTGCCGTGCGGTCGCCCAGACGTTCAAGGAACTCGGCGACCGCCACAACCGTGGAGTCTGTCGGATGCGCTATCTCGTCCAGCAGATGGGGCCACAGAAGTTCGAGACGGCGGTTCGCGACCGCTGTGACGTCGATCTGGTTGAGCGCGGGCGCGACCTCACGCGAGGATACCGTGGTGACCACATCGGCATCCACGAACAACGCGAGGACGGTCTCTACTACGTCGGATTCAACGTCGTCGCTGGTCGCATGGGTGGTGATGAGTTCACCGAGGCGGCCAGGGCCGCCCGTGAGCACGGAACCGCCGACACCTCGATCCGGCTCGCCACGGACCAGAATTTCCTCATCACCCACGTTCCAGAGGACGACCTCCCCGCCCTGCTGAACGAACCGTTCGCGCGCACCTACGAACACGACCCGGGGCCGTTCGCCCGCGGTGCGGTCGGCTGTACTGGCTCGGAGTTCTGCAACTACGGCATCATCGAGACGAAAAAGCGCGTCTACCGCTGGGCCCGCGCCCTGGACCGTGGCATCGACGTGCCCGCCGACCTCGACGTGGTCCGGATGCACATGTCTGGGTGTTCGGCCTCCTGTGCTCAACCGCAGATCGCCGATATCGGTTTCCGTGGTGAGACCGTCAAAATCGACGATCCCGAGGGGACGACGAACGAGGAGGGCGACAACATCGTCGAGGGGATGGACCTCGGTCTGGGCGGTAGTCTCGGTCCGGACAACGAGTTCCTCGATTGGGTCGAACACGCCGTCCCGGCCCGCGCCGTCGTTCCCGCTCTCCAGCAGTTGTTCGACGTCTTCGCCGAGGAACGCGAGGCGGGCGAGCGCTTCTACGAGTGGACGCGACGAGTCAACAACGACCGGTTGCGGACGGTCATGCAACGAGCCGACGCGAACGTCTCCGGAGGTGTCCCCCATGGGGACTGA
- a CDS encoding Coenzyme F420 hydrogenase/dehydrogenase, beta subunit C-terminal domain, whose translation MGTDETSHGPLPGVPDDGSSTGGDACGCPDERGCGCENPAAAADGGVRPSNVDSEGNLTALTFTTPTEEKSQDVSEGHPNRRVQVPEGVDLDTPGYSIRREMNDIEEPDDKTWFMELDAAVIDADRCIQCGTCVAACPSDSIGIGEDGLPELVKMCTGCSLCWDFCPRGGLRYERQWKITGGEDNVTGAGDPITEFSAKVDEEWRENAQDGGLVTSVLLHLLEAGKIDGALIATESEDEPWKAESLLATTPRELVENAGSFYNQTMALGSLDVDQWREKLPEKDPEELSLALVGTPCEIEGIRALQDFEWDYASQEEGVRAIDYTIALMCTKNFNYHRLIGDQLQEKRGIDPESIGKMDVLHGNMIVYDREGETVLKEDIEEFHGAALKGCNECADFTGYCADLTVGSVGSSDEYSSVIVRTERGLEAWELTEPDLDYHDLEDRSAIGGLQSWDKKKAFESLQRPFDPDAPRFIEYTVHAERYGTELNPHEADH comes from the coding sequence ATGGGGACTGACGAGACCAGCCACGGTCCCCTGCCTGGCGTGCCCGACGACGGCAGTTCCACCGGCGGTGACGCCTGCGGCTGTCCCGACGAGCGAGGATGCGGCTGTGAAAACCCAGCCGCAGCCGCCGATGGGGGCGTCCGTCCCAGCAACGTCGACAGTGAGGGCAATCTCACGGCGCTGACGTTCACGACGCCCACCGAGGAGAAGAGCCAGGACGTCTCCGAGGGGCATCCGAACCGGCGCGTGCAGGTGCCCGAGGGCGTGGACCTCGACACGCCCGGCTACTCGATTCGTCGCGAGATGAACGACATCGAAGAACCCGATGACAAGACGTGGTTCATGGAGCTCGACGCGGCGGTAATCGACGCGGACCGCTGCATCCAGTGTGGCACCTGTGTCGCCGCCTGCCCATCCGACTCCATCGGCATCGGCGAGGACGGCCTGCCCGAACTGGTCAAGATGTGTACAGGCTGTTCGCTCTGTTGGGACTTCTGCCCGCGCGGGGGGCTTCGCTACGAGCGCCAGTGGAAGATAACCGGCGGTGAGGACAACGTCACGGGCGCCGGTGATCCCATCACGGAGTTTTCCGCGAAGGTCGACGAGGAATGGCGCGAGAACGCCCAGGACGGCGGCCTCGTGACGAGCGTCCTCCTCCACTTACTGGAGGCAGGGAAGATCGACGGCGCGCTCATCGCCACCGAGAGCGAAGACGAACCCTGGAAGGCCGAGAGTCTGCTCGCGACCACGCCCAGAGAGCTCGTCGAGAACGCGGGCAGCTTCTACAATCAGACGATGGCGCTGGGTTCCCTCGACGTCGACCAGTGGCGCGAGAAACTCCCCGAGAAGGACCCCGAAGAGCTCTCGTTGGCACTCGTCGGGACGCCCTGTGAGATCGAGGGCATCCGCGCGCTGCAGGATTTCGAGTGGGACTACGCCAGCCAGGAGGAGGGCGTCAGGGCCATCGACTACACCATCGCCCTGATGTGTACGAAGAACTTCAACTACCATCGTCTCATCGGCGACCAGCTTCAGGAGAAACGTGGTATCGACCCCGAAAGCATCGGTAAGATGGACGTCCTGCACGGCAACATGATCGTCTACGATAGGGAGGGAGAGACGGTTCTCAAGGAGGACATCGAGGAGTTCCACGGCGCGGCACTGAAAGGCTGCAACGAATGTGCGGACTTTACCGGCTACTGTGCGGACCTGACGGTCGGCTCGGTCGGCTCGAGTGACGAGTACTCGAGCGTCATCGTCCGCACCGAACGGGGACTAGAGGCGTGGGAACTCACCGAACCCGACCTCGACTACCACGATCTGGAGGACCGCTCGGCCATCGGCGGCCTCCAGTCGTGGGACAAAAAGAAGGCCTTCGAATCCCTCCAGCGACCGTTCGACCCGGACGCGCCACGGTTCATCGAGTATACTGTTCACGCCGAGAGGTACGGGACCGAACTGAATCCACACGAGGCAGATCACTGA
- a CDS encoding IS5 family transposase translates to MPTRLSRFTDRLVTLSKRAVPGNPAPAVKKGDGGYADWVIVVIHGLREYLDLPYRRLLDVLHEMHGVVKKMNLEPSELPDFTSVCARKQHLKMGIWRTLLRLSADLRNAGDVQAIDATGFDRHSASRHYANRTDYTFRSVKTIALVDCETSTVLDIHCSMKQPHDTQVGRQVLTRNLNRLQTVTADKGYDWDDLREELREADVRPVIKHREFSPLDTAHNARHDDDIYHRRSIVEAVFFALKQRYGGTLRARTWFGQFRELVLKAAVRNVEIAR, encoded by the coding sequence GTGCCCACTCGTCTCTCGCGCTTCACAGATCGCCTCGTAACACTATCGAAACGTGCTGTCCCTGGCAATCCTGCACCAGCGGTCAAGAAGGGTGATGGCGGCTACGCTGATTGGGTTATCGTTGTCATCCACGGTCTCCGTGAATACCTTGATCTTCCATATCGACGGCTTCTCGATGTTCTCCACGAGATGCACGGGGTCGTCAAGAAAATGAATCTTGAACCCAGCGAACTACCGGACTTCACCAGTGTCTGCGCACGGAAGCAGCATCTCAAGATGGGAATCTGGCGAACCCTTCTTCGACTCTCTGCTGATCTTCGTAATGCCGGAGACGTGCAGGCTATCGACGCAACTGGCTTCGACCGCCACTCGGCCAGCCGTCACTATGCCAACCGGACAGACTATACCTTCAGATCGGTCAAGACAATAGCATTGGTAGACTGTGAAACCAGTACCGTATTGGATATTCACTGTTCGATGAAGCAACCACACGACACACAAGTCGGGCGGCAGGTACTCACGCGGAATCTCAACCGACTACAGACCGTTACCGCTGACAAAGGGTATGACTGGGACGATCTGCGTGAAGAACTTCGGGAGGCCGACGTTCGGCCAGTGATCAAACACCGGGAGTTCTCTCCACTTGATACGGCTCACAACGCCCGCCATGACGATGATATCTATCATCGGCGGTCAATTGTTGAGGCCGTTTTCTTTGCACTCAAGCAGCGGTATGGCGGCACTCTCCGTGCTCGAACGTGGTTTGGACAATTCCGTGAACTCGTTCTGAAAGCGGCTGTGAGAAATGTCGAGATTGCTCGCTAA
- a CDS encoding universal stress protein has translation MYNDILVPTDGSGGMKRVTEHALSLAELCEATVHVLYVVDETAYASIPEGTRERVREALEGDGDSATKAIAERAVNRGIDVTREVRWGDPAVAIIAYVVENDIDMIVMGTRGKTGFERYLLGSVAEKVVRVSPVPVVTVHAGDRGALLTELEELVGM, from the coding sequence ATGTACAACGACATCCTCGTTCCGACCGATGGTAGTGGCGGGATGAAGCGCGTAACGGAACACGCGTTGTCGCTCGCGGAGCTCTGTGAGGCCACGGTTCACGTGTTGTACGTGGTCGACGAAACGGCCTATGCATCGATTCCTGAAGGTACTCGGGAACGGGTTCGAGAAGCACTCGAAGGAGATGGCGACAGCGCGACGAAGGCGATCGCTGAACGTGCTGTCAACCGGGGGATCGACGTCACTCGCGAAGTTCGATGGGGCGATCCGGCAGTCGCAATCATCGCTTACGTCGTCGAGAACGACATTGACATGATTGTGATGGGGACCCGTGGAAAGACCGGGTTCGAACGGTATCTGTTGGGCAGCGTTGCCGAAAAGGTCGTGCGCGTCTCGCCAGTCCCCGTCGTCACGGTCCATGCCGGTGATCGCGGGGCGTTGCTCACGGAACTCGAGGAGCTGGTCGGGATGTGA
- a CDS encoding DUF7509 family protein — protein MFVLPKAGVRDGVDIEIGAVLSGFDLGHGEGEPTRPPARFQVFREHGVASATLDAVPYEYEVALTDYGTRSELSDQLRRFVAGVMRAEQRGDLPAIDATVDPTD, from the coding sequence GTGTTTGTCCTCCCGAAAGCGGGCGTTCGTGACGGTGTCGATATCGAGATCGGAGCCGTCCTCTCGGGGTTCGATCTCGGGCATGGCGAGGGCGAACCCACTCGACCACCAGCGCGCTTTCAGGTGTTTCGCGAACACGGCGTCGCGAGTGCGACACTCGATGCCGTCCCCTACGAGTACGAAGTCGCACTCACCGACTACGGCACGCGCTCGGAGCTGTCCGACCAGCTCCGGCGGTTCGTCGCGGGGGTGATGCGGGCCGAGCAACGCGGTGACCTCCCCGCGATCGACGCGACTGTCGACCCGACCGACTAA
- a CDS encoding helix-turn-helix domain-containing protein: MPEIEPREDGSDLDIDTVTNARFREDKHDCVLYALREEGKSSARELGETLGRSENGLHYHLDRLVDAGLVVNRRQSVPGRDGLYSYYELTGLGADLIDAERTAFGAY, encoded by the coding sequence ATGCCCGAGATCGAACCCCGAGAGGACGGCTCCGATCTCGATATCGACACCGTCACGAACGCCCGCTTTCGGGAGGACAAACACGACTGCGTTCTCTATGCGCTCCGGGAGGAGGGGAAGTCGAGCGCGAGGGAGCTCGGCGAAACGCTCGGCCGAAGTGAGAACGGACTGCACTACCACCTCGACCGATTGGTGGACGCCGGGCTCGTCGTCAATCGCCGACAGTCCGTTCCGGGCCGCGACGGGTTGTACTCGTACTACGAACTGACCGGCCTTGGGGCGGACCTCATCGACGCCGAGCGAACGGCGTTCGGAGCGTATTGA
- a CDS encoding orc1/cdc6 family replication initiation protein, with the protein MAEDPLDPEKLFSVQDKIFANRNLLETSHVPEPDRIVGRDREITTLAGHLEDALLGSSPENVIVYGKTGTGKSLVSRWVSQRIEENAPEEVRIATTRIDCSQDTTETQVASSLARTFNDIGETETNVPLTGLSASNYWKLLWEVLDQRYDVAIVILDEADLMATDNPLMRLSRARENGDTNTRIGVVAVSNKLQYPNRLDERIVSSLRAKELPFPPYDADQLTEILERRREAFRDDVLSEDVIPLCSAFAAQEHGDARKAIDILRHAGKLAHKEEADQVVERHVREARRLAERDRFMETTRTATTQAKAGLLALAVLSLEHDQSVFTTSDIYDRYFAIAHEIDLDALSMRRFRDILKEQAFLGLLESEKENDGKGGGIHIDHRLMDDPQLVYETLMDDERLAECSFDF; encoded by the coding sequence ATGGCCGAAGATCCACTCGACCCTGAGAAACTCTTCTCCGTCCAGGACAAGATCTTCGCCAACCGGAACCTCCTCGAGACGAGTCACGTCCCGGAACCCGACCGCATCGTCGGTCGAGATAGAGAGATCACGACGCTCGCTGGTCACCTCGAGGACGCCCTTCTCGGATCGAGCCCCGAGAACGTCATCGTCTATGGGAAGACGGGGACCGGGAAGTCACTGGTTTCACGGTGGGTCTCGCAACGTATCGAAGAGAACGCCCCGGAGGAGGTCCGCATCGCGACGACCCGGATCGACTGTTCACAGGACACGACCGAAACCCAGGTCGCTTCATCGCTCGCACGAACGTTCAACGACATTGGTGAGACGGAGACGAACGTCCCACTCACCGGTCTCAGCGCGTCGAACTACTGGAAACTCCTCTGGGAGGTACTTGACCAGCGTTACGACGTCGCCATCGTCATCCTGGACGAGGCTGATTTGATGGCGACCGACAATCCGTTGATGCGTCTTTCGCGTGCGCGTGAGAACGGGGACACGAACACGCGAATCGGAGTGGTCGCCGTCTCGAACAAACTGCAGTATCCGAACCGACTCGACGAGCGAATCGTCAGCTCCCTCCGCGCGAAGGAACTTCCGTTCCCGCCGTACGATGCTGACCAATTGACGGAAATTCTCGAGCGCCGTCGTGAGGCGTTTCGAGATGACGTTCTCTCTGAGGACGTCATTCCCCTGTGTTCCGCGTTCGCCGCCCAAGAACATGGCGACGCCCGGAAAGCGATCGATATTCTTCGCCACGCGGGGAAACTCGCGCACAAAGAAGAGGCTGACCAGGTCGTCGAACGTCACGTCCGGGAGGCCCGGCGACTGGCCGAACGCGACCGCTTCATGGAGACGACGCGGACGGCGACCACACAGGCGAAAGCCGGTCTGCTCGCACTAGCTGTCCTCTCGCTCGAACACGACCAGTCCGTGTTCACTACCTCCGACATCTACGACCGGTACTTCGCGATCGCACACGAAATCGACCTCGACGCGTTGTCGATGCGTCGCTTCCGTGATATTCTCAAAGAGCAGGCCTTCCTCGGCCTCCTCGAATCAGAGAAAGAGAACGACGGGAAGGGAGGCGGAATCCACATCGACCATCGCCTTATGGACGACCCACAACTCGTGTACGAGACGCTCATGGACGACGAACGACTCGCTGAGTGTTCCTTTGATTTCTAG
- a CDS encoding DUF6517 family protein yields MNRRELIAGLGTAGAIGLAGCLGVAGVDEHTATAVGVEKEARRETGYEQSEPEELVIEESVGAMGYSEDVIVTNYLVEHEKTVDMGPLGDQRAAVFIVLSTPQISVVGQQVNPVEDKSTKELVELVASNYDGLSNAQHETDEEVSIMDSSVTESVFVADAEFDGQEVEVNLHVTEAVKTADDLVVSIGVYPRELGRQERENIKTLMEAISVDVDVYTDNEDAADDDGNEADDGEDEGEGGDDEDSGIGV; encoded by the coding sequence ATGAACCGCCGTGAACTCATAGCCGGGTTGGGAACAGCCGGAGCGATTGGGCTAGCAGGTTGTCTCGGGGTGGCCGGTGTTGATGAACACACGGCAACCGCCGTCGGGGTCGAGAAAGAAGCACGAAGAGAGACTGGATACGAACAAAGCGAGCCGGAAGAACTAGTTATCGAAGAATCAGTCGGCGCGATGGGGTACTCGGAAGATGTCATCGTCACGAACTACCTGGTCGAGCACGAGAAAACGGTCGATATGGGGCCGTTAGGTGACCAACGTGCTGCAGTATTTATTGTGTTGTCCACGCCGCAGATCTCCGTTGTTGGTCAGCAAGTGAACCCAGTCGAGGACAAGTCCACGAAAGAACTGGTGGAACTGGTTGCGAGTAATTATGACGGTCTCTCGAATGCGCAACATGAAACAGATGAAGAGGTCTCTATTATGGATTCATCGGTGACTGAGTCAGTGTTTGTTGCTGATGCCGAGTTCGACGGCCAAGAGGTCGAAGTAAATCTGCATGTTACAGAGGCTGTCAAGACGGCTGATGATCTGGTGGTGTCTATCGGTGTGTATCCGCGTGAGCTGGGGCGTCAAGAGCGGGAAAACATTAAGACGCTGATGGAAGCGATTTCTGTGGACGTGGATGTGTATACCGATAACGAAGACGCTGCTGACGATGATGGCAACGAGGCCGATGATGGCGAAGACGAGGGGGAAGGCGGAGATGATGAGGACAGTGGCATTGGTGTGTAA
- a CDS encoding CPBP family intramembrane glutamic endopeptidase, translating into MTSQIDTSQPPRLGPVGAFVAGREVGAFFVLTLALSWAFWVPGAVGIVNYDAFVTGIVVVVGGFGPLAAAAIITWLAGDSLRAWAGQVLRWRVGVRWYLAAVGIPVVVVAASAGVYATLGNPIGESDVFQQIPIYALPLIHIVSMVPIFLVGGGQEELGWRGFALPRLLDHVNAVSASLVIGAVWAVWHLPLFMVEGSSQFGGDFLAYLIGLLALSILFTWLYRGTKGSVLLAMILHASYNASSGSAGTLLPFENVTALSWILAGVMWILALGLIVVYGLDLRSDVTENRKMVEGRTPPDV; encoded by the coding sequence GTGACTAGTCAAATAGACACATCTCAACCACCTCGACTCGGGCCGGTCGGCGCGTTCGTCGCTGGCCGCGAAGTAGGAGCCTTCTTCGTGCTGACACTGGCCCTCTCGTGGGCCTTCTGGGTGCCTGGAGCCGTTGGTATCGTCAATTACGACGCATTCGTGACTGGAATCGTCGTTGTCGTCGGTGGCTTCGGACCGTTAGCCGCCGCTGCGATCATCACCTGGCTCGCTGGCGATTCGCTTCGTGCATGGGCCGGACAGGTTCTTCGCTGGCGCGTCGGCGTGCGGTGGTATCTCGCTGCGGTCGGCATTCCAGTGGTCGTTGTTGCAGCCTCGGCCGGGGTCTACGCAACACTCGGAAATCCAATCGGAGAGTCGGACGTGTTCCAACAGATACCGATCTACGCGCTGCCGTTGATTCACATAGTGAGCATGGTGCCCATATTCCTCGTGGGGGGCGGGCAGGAGGAACTTGGCTGGCGCGGGTTCGCGCTGCCACGCCTGCTCGACCACGTCAACGCAGTGTCTGCCAGTCTCGTTATCGGTGCAGTGTGGGCGGTCTGGCACCTCCCGCTGTTCATGGTGGAGGGGTCCAGTCAATTTGGTGGTGATTTCCTGGCGTACCTGATCGGCCTCCTTGCACTGTCGATCCTGTTCACGTGGCTGTACCGTGGCACCAAGGGTAGCGTTCTGCTGGCGATGATCCTCCACGCCAGCTACAACGCTAGCTCGGGGAGTGCGGGGACGTTACTCCCGTTCGAAAACGTCACGGCGCTGAGCTGGATTTTGGCGGGCGTCATGTGGATACTCGCACTTGGGCTGATAGTCGTTTACGGGCTTGACCTCCGATCCGATGTCACTGAAAACCGCAAGATGGTCGAAGGACGAACCCCGCCAGACGTTTGA
- a CDS encoding MFS transporter gives MSVLNRLFGSDSSIVHDRAFQVLLFVNLSPPLGAALVSPLLDTLTGKYGVTEAQIGLVMTAFTAPSIVLIPVIGVLADRYGRKSVMLCGLLLFGIGGTALAFTTDFRTVLFLRFVQGIGFGGLTPIIVASIGDFYEGEAEATAQGIRFASSGLTLLLFPFLGGVLVALAWNAPFVVYALPFPAAVLLYHYFEEPLDVRTERRAMTGIDDLLAFIRHRRAAALLLGRSIPNFVYLSFLTYNSFIVVRGGGGTPEQAGLLVAVTSIAHALTATQAGRVTAHFASRFYPLTGASIALGGGLALLGAAPNFATVVFAGVAVGAGFGLSLSLYRSILTGIAPPEIRGGIVSTGSSLGRVTSTLAPLALGTVVGLWRPVLGFTPAVRGAVIVAGVASALCGVISLVVAYRAPPLATERTEPVSGDD, from the coding sequence GTGTCAGTGTTGAACCGACTGTTCGGGAGCGACTCGTCTATCGTTCACGACCGAGCGTTTCAGGTCCTTCTCTTCGTGAACCTCAGTCCACCGCTTGGGGCTGCACTTGTGTCACCACTACTGGATACCCTGACGGGGAAGTACGGCGTCACGGAGGCGCAGATCGGTCTCGTGATGACAGCGTTTACAGCCCCGAGTATCGTCCTCATTCCAGTCATCGGAGTACTCGCCGACCGTTACGGTCGGAAAAGCGTCATGCTCTGTGGTCTCCTGTTGTTCGGAATTGGTGGGACCGCGCTCGCGTTCACGACGGATTTCCGTACTGTCCTGTTCCTTCGGTTCGTCCAAGGGATTGGGTTCGGTGGGCTGACACCGATTATTGTCGCCAGTATCGGTGACTTCTACGAAGGAGAGGCAGAGGCGACAGCACAGGGAATCCGGTTCGCGAGTTCTGGCCTCACGCTACTCCTGTTCCCGTTCCTTGGTGGGGTGCTCGTGGCGCTCGCCTGGAACGCCCCGTTCGTCGTCTATGCGTTGCCGTTCCCCGCAGCAGTGCTTCTGTACCACTACTTCGAGGAGCCACTGGACGTACGCACGGAACGGCGGGCTATGACTGGAATCGACGACCTACTGGCGTTCATTCGGCATCGTCGTGCCGCCGCGCTATTGCTCGGTCGCAGTATCCCGAACTTCGTCTACCTCTCGTTTCTCACGTACAATTCGTTTATCGTCGTCCGGGGTGGAGGCGGCACTCCTGAACAGGCGGGGCTTCTCGTTGCAGTGACGAGCATCGCGCACGCACTTACGGCGACTCAAGCTGGGCGAGTAACGGCACACTTCGCCTCGCGTTTCTACCCCCTAACGGGCGCATCGATCGCGCTGGGTGGCGGCCTTGCCCTATTGGGAGCCGCACCGAACTTCGCCACCGTTGTCTTCGCAGGGGTCGCGGTAGGTGCAGGGTTCGGCCTTTCACTCTCGCTCTATCGAAGTATCTTGACGGGCATCGCCCCTCCGGAAATCCGCGGGGGAATCGTGAGCACCGGGTCGTCGCTTGGGCGAGTCACCTCGACGCTTGCTCCGCTCGCGCTTGGAACGGTCGTTGGACTCTGGCGACCGGTCCTCGGCTTTACCCCCGCCGTCCGAGGAGCTGTCATCGTCGCCGGCGTTGCCAGTGCTCTCTGTGGGGTCATCTCGCTCGTCGTCGCGTATCGAGCGCCCCCACTTGCGACGGAACGAACCGAACCTGTCTCCGGTGATGACTGA